GCATTGTGGCCGTGGCTGGGGTTGTCCTGAAGCTTTTTCCTCCGACACCTCTGGGGAATGTGCTGAACTGCATTCTGACGTTTATCTGGATCGTCGGGATAACAAACGCCATGAACTTTATTGACGGCCTCGACGGCCTATGCGGGGGGATAACGATAGTCATCTCCTTTTTCCTTGGGGTGATCGCATTCCAGACGGATCAGCCCGACCTGGGATGGCTCTCGGTCGCCCTTTTGGGCGGCGTGCTCGGCTTTATTCCCTTCAACTTCATCCCGAAGAAGAGTGCGAGGATATTTTTGGGCGATGCCGGAAGCTCCTTTCTCGGATTCGTGCTGGCGTCGCTGGCTGTCCTGGGGGAGTGGTCCGAAAACAATCCCCTCGTTTCGTTTTCCACTCCCCTTATAATCTTCGGCGTTCTCATATACGACATAGTCTATACGAACGTCGCCAGGATATTAAAGAAGCAGGTGAAGAGCTTCAAGGAGCTCCTCTCCTTTGTGGGAAGGGATCATATCCACCACAGGATCGCGGCCCAGATAGGGGACAGGAAGCTCGCCGTTGTCTTTATAGTTCTGATAAATGTGGTCTTCGGCCTGGGGACTATCGCCCTGAGAAACGCCGATTTCATCGTTGCGTTCGTCCTGGTCGTTCAGACGCTTCTGATATTTCTGCTCATTACGATCCTTGAGGTGAGCTCCAAACAGAGGAACAGGAGAAAGGAGGACAGGAAATAGACCGATAGGGGCGCGAATTTATACGGGGGCTTCAAAAGATATTGGAAACAACGGAAAAATATTATAAAATACGAAGGGACGGGATCGCCCTATTAAAATATATCATTGAGTCTTATGATGGGGCGGCGGCCGTTAGGACCGTGGACAGGGAAGGGATGATTCTGGAGATTATGATAGCCCCCGGTTTTGAGGGAGTGGTGGACGGTGTTATCGAAGAGCTTTCGGATGAGCTGGGGATAGTGGCGGTTGAAAGGCCGGACAATATCGATCCGCTGTAATTGAGAGGTCGGAGCAAGGAGATTTAACAAGGTAGTTTGCGGGGAGGTCTTTATGGTTGAGATAAGCTTGACTGAAG
The nucleotide sequence above comes from Candidatus Zymogenus saltonus. Encoded proteins:
- a CDS encoding DUF4911 domain-containing protein, which produces METTEKYYKIRRDGIALLKYIIESYDGAAAVRTVDREGMILEIMIAPGFEGVVDGVIEELSDELGIVAVERPDNIDPL
- a CDS encoding undecaprenyl/decaprenyl-phosphate alpha-N-acetylglucosaminyl 1-phosphate transferase, whose product is MALKKKIREIELFWFLSLLYFIVLLLPPVFRFFVEIGERWIWILLFSCATSYMLMPAFIKISKHRNYMDVPGGRKDHEAATPILGGVPIAVAFIVSLIINGVISPALISVMAASLIILVVGILEDIFGVKEWIRLLLQAAAFGIVAVAGVVLKLFPPTPLGNVLNCILTFIWIVGITNAMNFIDGLDGLCGGITIVISFFLGVIAFQTDQPDLGWLSVALLGGVLGFIPFNFIPKKSARIFLGDAGSSFLGFVLASLAVLGEWSENNPLVSFSTPLIIFGVLIYDIVYTNVARILKKQVKSFKELLSFVGRDHIHHRIAAQIGDRKLAVVFIVLINVVFGLGTIALRNADFIVAFVLVVQTLLIFLLITILEVSSKQRNRRKEDRK